From Desulfotignum phosphitoxidans DSM 13687, one genomic window encodes:
- a CDS encoding ParA family protein — MTQIISIANQKGGVGKTTTAVNLSAALAMLKKKVLLVDCDSQANATTGLGVEKPGLEASLYHGLIGEADIQDLLLPTMLPGLTLLPANVDLIGFEIEMVSVSQREARLKQLLLPVADQYDYVLIDCPPALSLLTLNAFVASHSVLIPLQSEFFALEGLGQLLNTVKRVKSSFNPGLKIKGIVLTMFDRRTNLAQNVVEDARQYFKGLVFKTKIPRNVKLGEAPSYGLPVMLYDKQSQGAKGYMAFARELLKR, encoded by the coding sequence ATGACGCAGATCATCAGTATAGCCAATCAAAAAGGCGGGGTGGGAAAGACCACCACTGCGGTCAATCTGTCTGCAGCTCTGGCCATGCTCAAGAAAAAAGTCCTGCTGGTGGACTGTGATTCCCAGGCCAATGCCACCACGGGCTTGGGCGTGGAAAAACCCGGTCTGGAAGCCTCCCTTTACCATGGACTGATCGGTGAGGCAGACATCCAGGACCTGCTGCTGCCCACCATGCTGCCGGGCCTGACCCTGTTGCCCGCCAACGTGGATTTGATCGGTTTTGAAATTGAAATGGTGTCTGTTTCGCAACGGGAGGCTCGATTGAAGCAGCTTCTGTTGCCCGTGGCAGACCAGTATGATTATGTGCTGATTGATTGCCCGCCGGCATTGAGTCTGTTGACCCTGAATGCATTTGTGGCATCCCATTCCGTGCTGATCCCGCTTCAGAGCGAATTTTTTGCCCTGGAAGGCTTAGGGCAGCTGTTGAATACGGTCAAGCGGGTCAAATCATCGTTTAATCCGGGATTGAAAATCAAAGGCATTGTGCTGACCATGTTCGACCGGCGGACCAACCTGGCCCAGAACGTGGTGGAGGATGCCCGGCAATATTTCAAGGGACTGGTGTTTAAAACCAAGATACCGCGGAACGTGAAACTGGGGGAAGCCCCCAGTTACGGTCTGCCGGTCATGTTGTACGACAAGCAGTCCCAAGGAGCGAAAGGATATATGGCGTTTGCCAGGGAGCTGCTGAAACGATGA
- a CDS encoding ParB/RepB/Spo0J family partition protein, translating into MDAQKDRGDFFMCSVDTIAPNRYQPRTDFNEEELERLKESIAEQGVLQPLLVRHMDGAYELIAGERRLRAAKSANLSHVPVVVKHLTDEQVLEVSIIENIQRANLNVLEEAEAYFRLMDEFGYTQEKVAQKIGKNRSTIANLLRLRGLPEKIKQSLLNEDISTGHARALLGAESLETQLALFEQVIAHKLSVRKTELLVNQSKQEKPAPVRNLSATEQAFLETTCSQISSRIQSPVNIRKTGEKGRIEINFTSQSEFSRLVDLLINLS; encoded by the coding sequence ATGGATGCCCAGAAGGATCGGGGGGATTTTTTCATGTGTTCCGTGGATACTATCGCTCCCAACCGGTATCAGCCCCGCACGGATTTCAATGAAGAGGAACTGGAACGTCTCAAAGAGTCCATTGCTGAGCAGGGGGTGCTGCAACCGCTGCTGGTTCGGCATATGGACGGCGCTTATGAACTGATTGCCGGAGAACGGCGGCTTCGGGCCGCCAAGTCAGCCAATCTGAGCCATGTGCCCGTGGTGGTCAAGCACCTGACGGACGAGCAGGTGCTGGAAGTGTCCATCATCGAGAATATTCAGCGGGCCAACCTGAATGTGCTGGAAGAAGCGGAAGCCTATTTCAGGCTCATGGATGAATTCGGCTATACCCAGGAAAAAGTGGCCCAGAAAATAGGCAAAAACCGTTCCACCATTGCCAATCTGCTCCGGCTGCGGGGATTGCCTGAAAAAATCAAACAAAGTCTTTTGAATGAAGACATTTCCACGGGCCACGCCCGGGCTCTGCTGGGTGCGGAATCTCTGGAAACCCAGCTGGCCCTGTTCGAACAGGTAATTGCCCACAAACTGTCGGTCCGAAAAACCGAGCTTCTGGTGAATCAGTCCAAACAGGAAAAACCCGCGCCGGTCCGGAACCTGTCCGCAACAGAACAGGCCTTTCTGGAAACCACCTGTTCCCAGATTTCCAGCCGGATCCAGTCGCCGGTGAACATTCGAAAAACCGGGGAAAAAGGACGGATTGAAATCAATTTCACGTCTCAATCGGAATTTTCCCGGCTGGTGGACCTGCTGATCAATCTTTCATGA
- the ispH gene encoding 4-hydroxy-3-methylbut-2-enyl diphosphate reductase, with product MKITIAKTAGFCMGVRRAVDMVLDAANTSDTPIYTYGPLIHNPQVLEMLETKGIFRLDTIPEKGTGLVLIRAHGVPPEDETALKQAGFSVINATCPRVVRVQMIIRKFAQKGYATIIIGEENHPEVKGLLGYAQGNGHTVTAMDQFTALPVFENAVVVAQTTQNTALYDEIKAFCAKHRPHYQVFDTICGSTERRQQEVRHLAATHDAVIVVGGRQSGNTRRLAQVAAETRAFTTHIETVSEIDFTALAGFRSIAITAGASTPNWIITDTCSRVARHLEHQRPVAGAISRIQGFFLKTNLLLALGAGSLTYACSVVQQLPRTWIHAAIAMLYVFSMQVLNNMFAVKSDTYNHPDRAGFYRRHRPVLALLALSSGGAGLYLAYTTGVMSFFILLVMSLLGLSYNLKLIPKGWGRTQQIRRIKDIPGSKTLLITMAWGVVTSILPAVDTRSVPLWMAVAFLYAAGLVFSRTAFFDIKAIQGDRIAGRETLPILLGEKKSFVLIRYVLIATLVLLAGAWPAGLSFSLTWLLALVPGLMLVLVHFFGKDSRISGTQMEFMIESSFLLTGVMAAIL from the coding sequence ATGAAAATTACCATTGCAAAAACCGCCGGCTTCTGCATGGGGGTTCGCCGGGCCGTGGACATGGTGCTGGATGCCGCCAATACATCTGATACGCCGATATACACCTACGGCCCGCTGATCCACAACCCCCAGGTGCTGGAAATGCTGGAGACCAAGGGAATTTTTCGGCTGGATACCATCCCTGAAAAAGGCACGGGACTGGTGCTGATCCGGGCCCATGGTGTGCCGCCCGAAGATGAAACGGCCCTGAAACAAGCGGGGTTTTCCGTGATCAATGCCACCTGTCCCCGGGTGGTCCGGGTTCAGATGATTATCCGAAAATTTGCCCAAAAAGGATATGCCACCATTATTATCGGTGAAGAAAATCATCCCGAGGTCAAGGGACTGCTGGGATATGCCCAGGGCAACGGACACACGGTGACGGCCATGGATCAGTTTACAGCGCTGCCTGTATTTGAAAACGCGGTGGTGGTGGCCCAGACCACCCAGAATACGGCATTATATGATGAAATCAAAGCCTTTTGCGCAAAACACCGGCCCCATTACCAGGTGTTTGATACCATCTGCGGGTCCACGGAGCGCCGGCAGCAGGAGGTCAGACACCTGGCTGCCACCCATGATGCCGTGATCGTGGTGGGGGGAAGGCAGAGCGGAAATACCCGGCGCCTGGCCCAGGTGGCCGCTGAAACCCGGGCCTTTACCACGCATATTGAAACCGTGTCGGAAATCGATTTCACGGCCCTGGCAGGATTCCGGTCCATTGCCATTACCGCGGGGGCCTCCACGCCCAACTGGATCATCACGGACACCTGTTCCCGGGTGGCCCGGCATCTGGAGCATCAGCGCCCTGTGGCCGGGGCCATCTCCCGGATCCAGGGGTTTTTTTTAAAGACCAATCTGCTGCTGGCGCTGGGGGCCGGCAGCCTGACCTATGCCTGTTCCGTGGTCCAGCAACTGCCCCGCACATGGATCCATGCCGCCATTGCCATGCTTTATGTGTTTTCCATGCAGGTGTTGAACAATATGTTTGCCGTTAAATCAGACACATACAACCATCCGGACCGGGCCGGGTTCTACCGGCGGCATCGCCCTGTTCTGGCGCTGCTGGCTCTGAGCTCCGGCGGGGCCGGGTTGTATCTGGCATATACCACGGGGGTGATGTCGTTTTTCATTCTTCTGGTCATGAGCCTTCTGGGGCTGTCCTATAACCTGAAGCTCATTCCTAAGGGATGGGGCAGAACACAGCAGATCCGGCGTATCAAGGACATTCCCGGATCCAAAACCCTCCTGATTACCATGGCCTGGGGGGTTGTCACCAGTATTCTGCCGGCCGTGGATACCCGCAGTGTCCCTTTGTGGATGGCCGTGGCATTTTTGTATGCCGCCGGGCTGGTGTTCAGCCGGACCGCATTTTTTGACATCAAGGCCATCCAGGGCGACCGGATTGCCGGCCGGGAAACCCTGCCCATACTTTTGGGAGAAAAAAAGAGTTTTGTGCTGATCCGGTATGTGCTCATTGCAACCCTGGTGCTGCTGGCAGGGGCCTGGCCGGCCGGGCTGTCTTTTTCTCTGACATGGCTGCTGGCCCTGGTGCCCGGTCTCATGCTGGTGCTGGTTCATTTTTTTGGAAAAGACTCCCGGATCTCAGGCACTCAAATGGAATTTATGATCGAATCCTCATTTCTTCTGACCGGGGTGATGGCCGCCATTCTCTAA
- the hrpA gene encoding ATP-dependent RNA helicase HrpA, with protein sequence MMQKDDSQFHKKTRSARKPLVRPPENRPAQLNFPQDLPITARKDAIIKAIQTSRVVIISGETGSGKTTQIPKCCLAAGCGTRGMIGCTQPRRIAAINVAKRMAFEFKESLGQSVGYKIRFDDKTPAGACIKVMTDGILLAETQQDPLLKRYDTIIVDEAHERSLNIDFTLGILRRLVKKRKHLKLIITSATIDTQKFSQAFDNAPIIEVSGRMFPVETVYQPILEDTGEKQNPEDQGYVEAAADAAHSLLTRTRSGDMLIFMPTEQDIGETMELLKGRQHPGVTILPLFARLSAGEQAKVFSRTPGRKIIVSTNVAETSLTIAGIKYVIDTGLARIPSYSPRTRTTSLPVRPISQSSANQRMGRCGRVENGICIRLYDEDDFNGRPFFTPPEILRSNLAEVILRMISLKLGDVQGFPFIDPPAPKSIRDGFDTLMELGAVKVSDQPKKSFALTDVGQIMSRIPVDPKLSRILIAAKDNHCLAEALVIATALSISDVRQRPADKAAAADQKHARFKDPSSDFITLLNIWDAYQAEEKKSRSRTKLRQFCMDHFLSFKRIREWLDIHSQIRRQLKEHGFSDFSSFTFLPGTNHLKSTAKDIGGPLYIALHKSLLAGYLSHIAHKKEKNIYAAAKGQQAMIFPGSGLFDKAGPWIVAAEYVKTSQLFARGVANIDPAWLEEIGKNLCTRTYFDPRWEKKQGRVMATEQVSLFGLIIVAGRAVPYGKINPQEAGDIFIRKALVDGEIHQPFSFMVHNQNLIEELEEAEHKTRQRDILASTEDMVQFYHARLPRPFYHIKTFAKFLKDQKDDTFLRMTRQDLEKNKADQDHLALFPDMLNTAQGNFALSYRFDPGNDTDGVTVKVPADMAAQVPKTAMEKLVPGLFEEKIAGLIKGLPKSFRVRLMPVQATAARIAKNLPKDDTPLFSQLSAFIRKHYGLIIPATAWSEDHLADHLKMRISIRDHKDREITSLRDPSILNRFPHAAPQPGTSALDRARQTFEKTEITDWTFSDLPEDLCIDEPDGFTRKVYPGLKIEDDTLNLRLFLSRQEAETTHVQGIRRLYEHGFPDLFKAVKKEIRSTGDLKRIAMYFGGPAAFQNAVYICITRHLFEKNLRTRAAFESYIQKLRPTLFQQTQDLINDIQAVGRAYAECFSLIQALSLKHQARPQASRILADLFEGLKNLVPPHFLSLYSVQRIQHLPRYVDCLRIRAQRGADNPAKESEKAKKISRFEHHLAIQVAGLSETTSPEKAEKVEDFFWLLEEYKISVFAQELKTAVKVSAKRLEKELHTLSTLI encoded by the coding sequence ATGATGCAAAAAGACGATTCCCAATTTCACAAAAAAACACGGTCCGCCCGGAAACCATTGGTTCGCCCCCCTGAAAACAGACCGGCCCAACTGAATTTTCCACAAGATCTTCCCATTACGGCCAGAAAAGATGCCATCATCAAAGCCATCCAGACCAGCCGGGTGGTGATCATTTCCGGAGAAACCGGTTCGGGCAAAACCACTCAGATCCCCAAATGCTGTCTGGCTGCCGGCTGCGGTACCCGGGGCATGATCGGCTGCACCCAGCCCCGGCGCATCGCCGCCATCAACGTGGCCAAACGCATGGCATTTGAATTCAAGGAATCTTTAGGGCAATCCGTGGGCTACAAGATCCGGTTTGACGACAAAACCCCTGCAGGTGCCTGCATCAAGGTGATGACCGACGGCATTCTTCTGGCGGAAACCCAGCAGGACCCGCTGCTCAAGCGCTATGACACCATTATTGTGGACGAGGCCCATGAAAGAAGTCTGAACATCGATTTCACCCTGGGCATCCTGCGGCGCCTGGTGAAAAAACGCAAACACCTGAAACTGATCATCACCTCGGCCACCATCGATACCCAGAAATTTTCCCAAGCCTTTGACAACGCCCCCATCATCGAGGTATCCGGCCGGATGTTTCCTGTGGAAACTGTATACCAACCCATTCTGGAGGACACGGGAGAAAAACAGAATCCGGAAGATCAAGGGTATGTGGAAGCAGCGGCGGATGCGGCTCATTCTCTTTTGACCCGGACCCGGTCCGGGGACATGCTGATCTTCATGCCCACGGAACAGGACATCGGAGAAACCATGGAACTGCTGAAGGGCCGGCAGCATCCCGGTGTCACCATTCTGCCGCTGTTCGCAAGGCTGTCCGCCGGCGAACAGGCCAAAGTGTTTTCAAGAACCCCGGGGCGGAAAATCATTGTCTCCACCAATGTGGCGGAAACCTCTTTGACCATTGCCGGCATCAAATATGTGATCGACACGGGACTGGCCCGGATTCCCAGTTATTCCCCGAGAACCCGCACCACCTCGCTGCCCGTGCGGCCCATCTCCCAGAGTTCCGCCAACCAGCGCATGGGACGGTGCGGCCGGGTGGAAAACGGGATCTGTATAAGGCTGTATGATGAGGATGATTTCAACGGCCGCCCGTTTTTCACGCCCCCGGAAATCCTGCGGAGCAACCTGGCGGAAGTGATCCTGCGCATGATTTCCCTGAAACTGGGGGATGTACAGGGATTTCCCTTTATCGATCCGCCCGCCCCCAAAAGCATCCGGGACGGATTTGACACCCTGATGGAGCTGGGGGCTGTCAAGGTGTCGGACCAGCCCAAAAAATCCTTTGCGCTCACGGACGTGGGACAGATCATGTCACGAATCCCCGTGGATCCCAAACTGTCCCGCATTCTCATCGCAGCCAAAGACAACCACTGCCTGGCCGAAGCCCTGGTCATTGCCACGGCGTTGTCCATTTCCGATGTCCGGCAGCGCCCGGCTGACAAAGCAGCGGCAGCCGACCAGAAACACGCCCGGTTCAAAGACCCGTCCTCGGATTTCATCACCCTGCTCAATATCTGGGATGCTTATCAGGCAGAAGAAAAAAAATCCCGGTCAAGGACCAAACTCCGGCAGTTCTGCATGGATCATTTTCTGTCTTTCAAACGCATCCGGGAATGGCTGGATATCCACAGCCAGATACGGCGCCAGCTGAAAGAACACGGGTTTTCCGATTTCTCGTCCTTTACTTTTCTGCCCGGCACAAATCATTTGAAATCAACGGCCAAAGACATCGGCGGCCCACTTTACATAGCCCTGCACAAATCCCTTTTGGCCGGGTATCTGTCCCACATTGCCCATAAAAAGGAAAAAAACATTTATGCGGCGGCCAAAGGCCAGCAGGCCATGATTTTTCCGGGATCCGGGTTGTTTGACAAAGCCGGTCCCTGGATTGTGGCGGCCGAGTATGTCAAAACCAGCCAGCTGTTTGCCAGAGGGGTGGCCAATATCGATCCGGCCTGGCTGGAGGAAATCGGCAAAAATCTGTGCACCCGCACCTATTTTGATCCCCGGTGGGAAAAAAAACAGGGCCGGGTCATGGCCACGGAACAGGTCTCGTTGTTCGGTCTGATCATTGTGGCGGGCCGGGCCGTGCCTTATGGAAAAATCAATCCCCAGGAGGCCGGGGATATTTTTATCCGAAAGGCCCTGGTGGACGGTGAGATTCACCAGCCCTTTTCCTTCATGGTCCACAACCAAAACCTGATCGAAGAACTGGAAGAAGCGGAGCACAAAACAAGGCAGCGGGATATTCTGGCAAGCACCGAAGACATGGTCCAGTTTTACCATGCCCGGCTGCCCCGGCCGTTTTATCACATCAAAACCTTTGCCAAATTTCTCAAAGACCAGAAAGACGATACGTTTCTGCGCATGACCCGGCAGGACCTGGAAAAAAACAAAGCGGACCAGGATCATCTGGCATTGTTCCCGGATATGCTGAACACAGCCCAGGGAAACTTTGCCCTGTCCTACCGGTTTGATCCCGGAAACGACACGGATGGGGTCACGGTCAAGGTGCCGGCGGACATGGCGGCCCAGGTCCCTAAGACGGCTATGGAAAAACTGGTGCCCGGACTGTTTGAAGAAAAAATCGCCGGACTGATCAAGGGGCTGCCCAAATCCTTTCGGGTCCGGCTGATGCCCGTCCAGGCCACGGCGGCCCGGATCGCAAAAAATCTGCCCAAAGACGACACCCCGTTGTTCTCCCAGTTGTCTGCTTTTATCCGGAAACACTATGGATTGATAATTCCTGCCACGGCCTGGTCGGAAGACCACCTGGCGGATCACTTGAAAATGCGGATTTCCATCCGGGATCACAAAGACCGGGAAATCACCTCGTTAAGGGATCCATCCATTTTAAACCGGTTTCCGCATGCGGCGCCCCAGCCCGGCACATCCGCCCTGGACCGGGCCAGGCAGACATTTGAAAAAACAGAGATCACCGACTGGACGTTTTCCGATTTACCGGAAGATCTTTGCATTGACGAGCCGGACGGATTCACCCGAAAGGTGTACCCGGGACTGAAAATCGAAGACGACACGTTAAATCTGCGGCTGTTTCTCTCCCGGCAGGAAGCAGAAACCACCCATGTCCAGGGAATCCGAAGGCTGTATGAGCACGGGTTTCCCGATCTGTTCAAGGCCGTTAAAAAAGAGATCCGATCCACAGGGGACCTCAAACGGATCGCCATGTATTTTGGCGGACCGGCCGCATTTCAAAATGCGGTTTATATTTGTATCACCCGGCATCTGTTTGAAAAAAATCTGCGGACCCGGGCGGCGTTTGAATCCTATATCCAGAAACTGCGGCCCACCCTTTTTCAGCAGACCCAGGATCTGATCAACGATATTCAGGCCGTGGGCCGGGCATATGCCGAATGTTTTTCTTTGATCCAGGCCCTGTCTTTAAAACATCAGGCCCGGCCCCAGGCCAGCCGGATTCTTGCTGACCTGTTTGAAGGGCTTAAAAACCTGGTGCCGCCCCATTTTCTTTCTTTATATTCCGTTCAGCGGATCCAGCATCTGCCCCGGTATGTGGACTGTCTTAGAATCCGGGCCCAGAGAGGGGCGGACAATCCGGCCAAGGAATCTGAAAAAGCCAAAAAAATCAGCCGGTTTGAACATCATCTGGCCATTCAGGTGGCCGGGCTGTCTGAAACAACTTCCCCGGAAAAAGCCGAAAAAGTCGAGGATTTTTTCTGGCTTCTGGAAGAATACAAAATATCGGTTTTTGCCCAGGAGTTGAAAACCGCGGTCAAGGTATCTGCCAAACGCCTGGAAAAAGAACTGCACACCCTGTCCACCCTGATCTGA